The Bacteroidales bacterium genome includes a region encoding these proteins:
- a CDS encoding RagB/SusD family nutrient uptake outer membrane protein — protein sequence MKNILLFTGLLIVAMGIQSCSDFLDQVPDEQLSNESLYQSKDDVIKGLTQAYSYWDNHLDFTVYPGNEGDDIDFNWNNYSPYYWEMGQFGPSSVQWNRWARFYQAVRASITFQARLDECQDEKLTEQEREWWRGEAEFLEGYYYFLLMQQWGPVPLLKKVYEGSELDGMIASGISRAHADSIAEHIHSKCISAASRLDTLYALPERAGRANVAAAWFLRSRLALYMASPLYNGQSSKTNNGKDYSFIVPTDDDNNKLLNTSFDADRWKEAMDISLQAIKVAERGNYRLLKRETTYGTGGTAQEPSGYSNYKWIFTYARGGEPSCEMVYYKQNLGSWNYGLKHALSLSCSGYSGICPTIGHVEEYFMANGLMPEDDPDYQALAPGYETLSNPGDGIPISQRFQRREPRFYANIVYPERYLYSVRSGGTNADPSSITIRTDAQWNAVSTGTSGANHFQIYANGKDGFNSKSGRDYCNTGFLSAKWVAPTTTTQSSSSDFATPHFRFSELYLNYTEAAIEYYDAIGQRAVDHPEIFEYWDALRDRAGLPGVRASYGQWYTNTYATSIELTNDKLRELIRRERRIELFHEGHRYFDNRRWLDAEREGLPVYGFDVEKNYPDFYTPVEFEKRYWDDKMYWQPIPQSEIDKNRLLTQNPRY from the coding sequence ATGAAAAATATATTATTATTCACCGGTCTTTTGATAGTTGCAATGGGAATACAGTCCTGTTCTGATTTCCTCGACCAGGTTCCCGACGAACAATTGTCAAACGAATCGTTATATCAATCGAAAGACGATGTGATAAAAGGATTGACCCAGGCATATTCCTACTGGGACAATCATTTGGATTTTACCGTGTATCCGGGAAATGAAGGTGACGATATTGATTTTAACTGGAATAATTATTCTCCCTATTACTGGGAAATGGGACAATTTGGTCCATCCTCCGTTCAGTGGAACCGATGGGCACGCTTTTACCAGGCTGTTCGTGCATCGATAACATTTCAGGCACGTCTGGATGAATGCCAGGATGAAAAACTGACGGAACAGGAACGTGAATGGTGGAGAGGCGAAGCCGAATTCCTCGAAGGTTATTACTATTTCCTCCTAATGCAACAATGGGGACCGGTACCCTTGCTGAAAAAAGTATATGAAGGCAGCGAGTTGGACGGTATGATAGCTTCCGGTATTTCCCGTGCGCACGCTGACAGCATTGCCGAGCATATCCACAGTAAATGTATCAGTGCTGCTTCAAGACTCGATACGCTTTATGCCCTGCCTGAACGTGCAGGACGCGCCAATGTGGCAGCAGCATGGTTTTTACGTTCCCGCTTGGCGCTTTACATGGCTAGTCCACTCTATAACGGACAGTCGTCAAAAACCAATAATGGTAAAGACTATAGCTTTATCGTACCTACCGATGACGATAATAATAAGTTGCTAAATACCTCTTTTGACGCAGACCGGTGGAAAGAAGCCATGGATATTTCCCTGCAGGCAATAAAGGTTGCCGAACGCGGAAATTACCGGTTGCTAAAACGTGAGACAACTTATGGGACGGGGGGAACCGCACAGGAGCCTTCGGGTTACAGCAATTACAAATGGATCTTCACCTATGCTCGCGGTGGAGAGCCAAGCTGTGAAATGGTATATTACAAGCAAAACCTGGGATCATGGAATTATGGGCTAAAACATGCTTTATCGCTTTCATGTTCGGGTTACAGCGGCATTTGTCCTACTATCGGCCATGTGGAAGAATATTTTATGGCCAACGGCCTGATGCCCGAAGATGATCCCGATTATCAGGCATTGGCACCGGGTTATGAAACCTTATCCAATCCGGGCGATGGGATTCCGATCAGTCAACGGTTCCAACGGCGTGAACCCCGTTTCTATGCTAATATCGTATATCCTGAACGTTACCTGTATTCAGTACGTAGCGGAGGAACCAATGCCGACCCGTCATCCATCACCATCCGTACGGATGCCCAGTGGAATGCGGTCAGTACAGGAACATCCGGAGCCAACCATTTCCAGATATACGCCAATGGAAAGGACGGGTTTAACAGCAAGTCCGGACGGGACTATTGTAATACCGGATTCCTGAGCGCCAAATGGGTTGCACCTACCACTACCACTCAGAGTTCGAGTTCCGATTTCGCCACTCCGCATTTTCGTTTCAGCGAATTATACCTTAATTATACGGAAGCAGCTATTGAATATTACGATGCCATCGGACAAAGAGCCGTCGATCATCCAGAAATTTTCGAATACTGGGACGCTTTACGCGATCGTGCAGGCTTACCGGGTGTCCGCGCCTCCTACGGCCAGTGGTATACGAATACCTACGCCACCTCCATAGAACTGACCAACGATAAGCTTCGCGAACTGATACGCCGCGAACGCCGTATTGAACTTTTCCACGAAGGACATCGTTATTTCGACAATCGCCGTTGGCTCGATGCCGAACGCGAAGGCCTTCCGGTATATGGCTTCGATGTGGAAAAGAACTATCCCGATTTTTATACACCCGTAGAATTCGAAAAACGTTACTGGGATGATAAGATGTACTGGCAACCTATCCCGCAAAGCGAGATTGATAAAAACAGACTTCTGACCCAAAATCCCAGATATTAA
- a CDS encoding IPT/TIG domain-containing protein, with the protein MVFAISCNDDDNAKEVHDPDKPITLTSFFPDSGRLSEMIIFDGDNFGSDPSLIKMFFNAKEARVIGSTGKRMMALVPRLPGDTCEIKVQIGNKEATFGDNFFRYLIAASVTTLAGNGTGDFSLGDGVLDKATFTPVYIGIDQDFNIFVSISNNNLVRINEAENSISVVATSDQGYTHRCTPYANPVTNVLQMGSESLR; encoded by the coding sequence ATGGTATTTGCTATTTCGTGTAATGACGACGATAATGCAAAGGAGGTTCATGACCCGGATAAACCAATCACACTCACATCGTTTTTTCCTGATTCGGGACGGTTATCCGAAATGATCATATTCGACGGAGATAATTTTGGTAGTGATCCTTCCCTGATCAAGATGTTTTTTAATGCCAAAGAAGCACGCGTCATTGGTTCGACGGGAAAACGTATGATGGCGCTTGTTCCCCGTTTGCCGGGCGATACCTGTGAAATAAAAGTGCAGATCGGTAATAAGGAGGCAACCTTTGGGGATAACTTTTTCCGTTATCTGATCGCTGCGTCCGTTACTACTCTTGCAGGAAATGGTACAGGTGATTTCTCTTTAGGAGATGGTGTGCTGGATAAGGCGACTTTTACTCCGGTTTACATCGGGATCGACCAGGATTTCAATATTTTCGTGTCAATCAGCAATAATAACCTGGTGCGTATCAATGAAGCGGAAAATTCGATTTCCGTAGTGGCCACCAGTGACCAGGGTTATACCCATCGTTGTACACCCTATGCGAATCCTGTCACCAACGTGCTCCAGATGGGATCTGAGAGCCTTAGG
- a CDS encoding DUF4959 domain-containing protein, protein MKRIYYIILSVLTVLFASCADDPIGVSSGDSSDNSAPGKISGIRHEADHGLLTFYWSAPTDADYFYTDITYKVDNKEYSKKVSFHNDSTTIDGFPSASTYEFIFYAVDESGNRSAGESYSASPLEPPHLMVAQTIDIVSNDYGGVLVSWKNESGKKVDVEVSYVGDTEGLLTRTFSPDASVVDNKDNEVKTDLAIPDDNKTFTVVVYDAKGNVTPKKTFNVPVYEYMDIPRDNWEFPGYDANSRYETIGYSSQATNEANDTYPTNGHVVAMIDDDANTFWHASWSSPNTDYPHWFIIDMHQSVLIREVELQRRQGNGGTAKGFRLYTCKDVTVDQNDPDNGYPWEDQGEFEFDPTINDAQKIKVLTSPTARYVKMYFDITHKGTQNYAMFAKFAVWGQRESD, encoded by the coding sequence ATGAAAAGGATATATTATATAATTTTGAGTGTGCTGACTGTATTGTTCGCCTCATGTGCCGATGATCCCATTGGCGTTTCAAGCGGTGATAGCAGTGATAATAGTGCACCCGGAAAAATATCGGGTATCCGCCACGAAGCAGACCACGGATTATTGACTTTTTACTGGTCGGCTCCTACGGATGCGGATTATTTCTATACTGACATCACTTATAAAGTGGACAATAAAGAATATAGTAAAAAAGTATCGTTCCACAATGATTCTACCACTATTGACGGATTCCCCTCTGCCTCTACCTATGAATTTATCTTTTATGCGGTAGATGAAAGCGGAAACCGCTCGGCTGGAGAATCCTATTCGGCAAGCCCCTTAGAACCACCTCACCTGATGGTTGCCCAGACTATTGATATTGTTTCCAACGATTACGGAGGAGTATTGGTAAGCTGGAAAAACGAATCAGGCAAAAAGGTCGATGTGGAAGTTTCATATGTCGGCGATACGGAAGGGTTATTGACCCGGACTTTTTCTCCCGATGCCTCTGTGGTAGACAATAAGGATAATGAGGTAAAGACCGATCTGGCTATTCCCGATGACAATAAAACCTTTACTGTGGTGGTATATGATGCCAAAGGAAATGTGACTCCTAAAAAAACTTTTAATGTCCCGGTATATGAGTATATGGATATACCGCGCGACAACTGGGAGTTCCCCGGTTATGATGCAAACAGCAGGTATGAGACTATCGGATATAGTTCGCAGGCTACCAATGAAGCAAACGATACTTATCCCACAAATGGTCATGTTGTTGCCATGATTGACGATGATGCCAACACTTTCTGGCATGCCTCATGGTCGAGTCCCAATACTGATTATCCACACTGGTTCATCATAGATATGCATCAGAGCGTGCTGATACGTGAGGTCGAACTCCAACGCCGTCAGGGTAATGGAGGAACCGCTAAAGGATTCAGGTTATATACCTGTAAAGATGTAACTGTTGACCAAAATGATCCGGATAACGGTTACCCATGGGAAGATCAGGGGGAATTTGAATTTGATCCCACTATTAATGATGCCCAAAAGATCAAGGTGCTTACTTCACCTACCGCACGTTATGTAAAAATGTATTTTGACATCACCCATAAGGGGACACAAAACTACGCCATGTTCGCAAAGTTTGCGGTCTGGGGACAACGTGAAAGTGATTAA